In Zobellia roscoffensis, the following are encoded in one genomic region:
- a CDS encoding MFS transporter: MSNKNQFSFIDPAKSPVFYGYVILVIGTIGIYCSIPGQTIGVSVFTDPVKDALGLTRNQFSNAYMIGTICSSLVIGRAGIWFDKYGARYVAFFAAITLAVALMLCSWSVQMSEFVKTMLDVDTWLIPFVIMACLFFMLRFSGQGVLTMASRNVIMIWFDKNRGKVNALSSVAISFGFSSSPLWVNALIEGYSWQVAWQILAAALLIFSFFILQFYKNRPEEHGLLPDGEILEDKETSTGMPVAKQYTAKEAQQTRAFWMYGLILSFNSFFITGLTFHVVSVFASEGFSKDDAISIFLPASVVAVTFSLVFNFLSDYLHLKLYLYLMILGGIMASVGFLFLSSSFGIPLLIGGFGILGGFFAVLNAIVWPRFYGRTHLGAITGKVMSFLILASALAPPIFSLCFSTFGSYRLLGYLGLTFILFLSIASIRANNPQ, from the coding sequence ATGTCCAATAAAAACCAATTTTCTTTCATAGACCCAGCTAAAAGTCCAGTGTTTTATGGGTACGTAATTCTGGTAATTGGTACTATTGGCATTTACTGCAGTATTCCAGGGCAAACCATTGGGGTTTCCGTATTTACAGACCCAGTAAAAGATGCGTTGGGATTAACCCGAAACCAATTTAGCAACGCCTATATGATAGGAACCATATGCAGTTCATTGGTTATTGGTCGTGCAGGTATCTGGTTTGATAAATATGGTGCGCGTTATGTAGCATTTTTTGCTGCGATCACCTTAGCGGTAGCTCTTATGCTATGTTCATGGTCTGTGCAGATGAGTGAGTTTGTAAAAACAATGTTAGATGTAGATACATGGCTTATTCCCTTTGTGATAATGGCGTGTTTGTTTTTTATGCTTAGGTTTTCTGGTCAAGGAGTACTTACCATGGCATCGCGTAATGTTATTATGATTTGGTTTGATAAAAATAGAGGAAAGGTCAATGCACTGAGTAGTGTAGCCATCTCATTTGGTTTTTCGTCTTCACCACTTTGGGTCAATGCTTTAATAGAAGGCTACAGTTGGCAGGTTGCTTGGCAAATATTAGCAGCGGCATTATTGATTTTTTCATTTTTCATTTTACAATTTTATAAGAATAGGCCTGAAGAGCATGGCTTACTTCCTGATGGTGAAATTTTAGAGGATAAAGAAACGTCCACTGGAATGCCAGTAGCCAAGCAATATACCGCCAAAGAAGCACAACAGACCAGGGCGTTTTGGATGTATGGTCTTATACTGTCATTTAATAGCTTTTTTATAACGGGCCTCACTTTTCACGTCGTTTCTGTTTTTGCTAGTGAGGGGTTTTCTAAAGATGATGCTATCTCAATCTTTTTACCGGCATCTGTTGTTGCAGTCACGTTTTCGTTAGTTTTTAATTTTCTTAGTGATTATCTACATCTAAAACTCTATTTGTATTTGATGATTTTAGGGGGTATTATGGCCTCGGTTGGTTTTTTGTTTTTATCCTCTTCTTTTGGTATTCCATTGCTTATTGGCGGCTTTGGTATTCTAGGGGGCTTCTTTGCTGTTCTGAATGCTATAGTTTGGCCTCGCTTTTATGGGCGTACACATTTAGGGGCTATCACAGGAAAAGTCATGTCTTTTTTAATTTTGGCAAGTGCGCTTGCTCCGCCTATTTTTAGTCTTTGTTTTAGCACTTTTGGGTCCTACAGATTGCTAGGGTATCTGGGGCTTACATTTATCTTGTTCCTGTCTATTGCTTCCATTAGGGCGAACAACCCTCAATAA
- a CDS encoding PAS domain-containing sensor histidine kinase, whose amino-acid sequence MKQLIETLDFELEPFFNLSIDNLCIADFEGYFKKVNPAFAKLLGYTEEELYSKPVFDFIYEEDIDATIKHGENLVHGIPLLNFENRYVCKNGKLVWMHWTATRSEDEKFVYAIGKDVTFKKDLENERISHVTDLSRINDRLMQLNHITSHDLKSPVNNLVFLVDMLDTSKIKDETVLTVLEHIKRSANGLKTSLNAYIDAVAEDEVLEQELELVCFDEVFQHVKESIDTLASHAKVQFEVDFTEAQWVLFERSYMKSIFLNLISNSIKYAKPGVVPVISITTQIKNGHKKLIYKDNGLGFDMKKVGAQIFDLNNNRSDSRDNKGLGLYLVKKNVTSLGGSISVDSIENQGSTFTIMFGDLI is encoded by the coding sequence ATGAAGCAGCTAATCGAAACTCTAGATTTTGAACTAGAACCATTCTTTAATTTGTCAATAGATAATCTGTGTATCGCAGATTTTGAAGGGTACTTCAAAAAAGTAAATCCTGCATTTGCAAAGCTTTTGGGATACACAGAAGAAGAGCTGTATTCAAAGCCTGTATTTGATTTTATTTATGAGGAAGATATAGATGCGACCATAAAGCATGGTGAGAATTTAGTTCATGGTATACCCTTACTTAATTTTGAGAATCGATACGTCTGTAAAAACGGAAAGTTGGTTTGGATGCATTGGACGGCCACTAGATCAGAAGACGAGAAATTTGTATATGCCATAGGTAAAGATGTAACCTTTAAGAAGGATTTGGAGAACGAACGCATTTCTCATGTAACTGATTTGTCCAGAATAAATGATAGGTTAATGCAACTGAATCATATAACATCTCACGATTTAAAATCACCTGTAAATAATTTGGTATTTCTTGTTGATATGCTAGATACTAGCAAGATTAAGGATGAAACCGTTTTGACTGTATTGGAACATATAAAGCGTTCTGCCAATGGTTTAAAGACTTCGTTGAATGCTTATATTGATGCTGTTGCGGAGGATGAGGTTTTAGAACAGGAATTAGAACTTGTATGTTTTGATGAAGTTTTTCAACATGTAAAAGAATCAATTGATACTTTGGCGAGTCATGCTAAAGTTCAATTCGAGGTAGACTTTACTGAGGCGCAGTGGGTGCTTTTTGAAAGGAGTTATATGAAAAGTATTTTTCTGAATTTAATATCTAATTCTATTAAATACGCTAAGCCAGGGGTTGTTCCTGTCATTTCTATTACAACTCAAATTAAGAATGGGCACAAAAAACTAATCTATAAAGACAACGGATTAGGTTTTGATATGAAAAAGGTGGGGGCTCAAATTTTTGATTTGAATAATAACCGTAGTGATTCCCGTGATAATAAAGGTTTAGGTCTTTATTTGGTGAAAAAAAATGTAACCAGTTTAGGAGGGAGTATTTCGGTAGATAGTATCGAAAATCAAGGTAGTACCTTCACAATTATGTTTGGAGATTTGATTTAA
- a CDS encoding sensor histidine kinase has protein sequence MPEAVAPVNIQLDPFFDLSMDSLCVAGFDGYFRKVNPAFVKLLGYSEEELFSTLISDFIYEEDREITASHRESLLKSKPLVNFENRYICKSGELIWLHWTSIPIPDEQLVYAIAKNVTHKKNLESERVSHVAHLSQINQKLKQLNYTTSHDLRSPVNNLLYLVDILGLEENNKEETAKILDYIKLSAEGLKTTLDSYVDALKENEEVSIRIEEVCFDQVFQKVKSSISSLIEDSKAKFFLDFSALESVRFNTSYMESIFLNLITNSIKYAKPHVFPEIRITTNQVNGESSFVFTDNGLGFDMDKVGHLVFNLNQRFHGTKDSKGVGLYLVHSHITSLGGTINVDSEVNKGSTFTIKFKS, from the coding sequence ATGCCAGAAGCCGTAGCTCCCGTAAATATACAACTGGATCCCTTTTTTGACCTGTCAATGGACTCTTTATGTGTGGCGGGTTTTGATGGGTATTTTCGAAAAGTAAACCCGGCCTTTGTGAAACTTCTCGGCTATTCAGAAGAGGAGCTATTTTCTACCTTAATTTCTGATTTTATTTATGAGGAGGATCGAGAGATCACTGCTTCGCATCGTGAAAGCTTACTTAAAAGCAAACCCCTTGTTAATTTTGAAAACAGATACATATGCAAATCAGGAGAATTAATATGGCTACATTGGACCTCTATTCCTATACCAGATGAACAATTGGTATACGCTATTGCTAAAAATGTAACTCATAAAAAGAATCTAGAGTCTGAACGTGTTTCACATGTAGCGCATCTTTCCCAGATAAACCAAAAACTTAAGCAGTTAAATTATACCACTTCACATGATTTAAGATCGCCTGTGAATAATCTATTATACTTAGTGGATATACTGGGCCTTGAAGAAAATAACAAAGAAGAAACCGCTAAGATTCTCGATTATATAAAACTGTCTGCAGAAGGTCTTAAAACTACTCTAGATTCTTATGTAGATGCTTTAAAGGAAAACGAAGAGGTAAGTATCCGTATTGAAGAAGTTTGTTTTGATCAGGTTTTTCAGAAGGTAAAAAGTTCAATTAGTTCTTTAATTGAAGATTCTAAAGCAAAATTCTTTTTAGACTTTTCGGCTCTGGAGAGCGTTAGATTTAATACTTCTTATATGGAAAGTATTTTTCTTAATCTCATTACAAACTCAATTAAGTATGCAAAACCCCATGTTTTCCCAGAAATTAGAATAACCACAAATCAAGTTAATGGTGAAAGCTCATTTGTGTTTACTGATAACGGACTTGGATTTGATATGGACAAGGTGGGACACCTTGTATTTAATTTAAACCAAAGATTTCACGGTACAAAAGACAGTAAAGGGGTAGGGCTCTATCTAGTACACAGTCATATTACAAGTCTTGGTGGTACTATAAATGTAGATAGTGAGGTTAATAAAGGGAGTACGTTTACAATTAAGTTTAAATCTTAA
- the folD gene encoding bifunctional methylenetetrahydrofolate dehydrogenase/methenyltetrahydrofolate cyclohydrolase FolD → MKLLDGKKVSNEIKDEITIEVANMKERGEKVPHLAAVLVGNDGASLTYVGSKVRSCKKIGFESTLIHLPSETTEEELLKQVADLNANSDIDGYIVQLPLPKHIDEEKILMAVDPDKDVDGFHPANFGKMALDMETFISATPFGIMELLKRYKVDTQGKHAVVIGRSHIVGRPISILMSQKGEAANCTVTLAHSRTKNIQELTLQADIIVSALGVPHFLKAEMVKEGAVIIDVGITRVTDETKEKGYYITGDVDFEPVSKKASFITPVPGGVGPMTIAMLLKNTLLARERHRNTN, encoded by the coding sequence ATGAAATTACTAGACGGAAAAAAAGTTTCCAACGAAATAAAGGACGAGATTACTATTGAGGTAGCGAACATGAAAGAGCGAGGTGAGAAAGTACCTCATTTGGCGGCCGTTCTTGTGGGTAATGATGGTGCTAGTTTAACCTACGTAGGTAGTAAAGTACGTTCTTGCAAGAAAATTGGTTTTGAGTCTACATTAATTCACTTACCTAGCGAAACCACTGAAGAAGAATTGCTAAAGCAAGTGGCAGACCTCAATGCCAATTCGGATATTGACGGTTATATTGTTCAGCTTCCGTTGCCAAAACATATAGATGAGGAAAAAATCTTGATGGCGGTTGACCCTGATAAAGACGTAGATGGATTTCACCCGGCTAACTTTGGAAAAATGGCGTTAGATATGGAGACATTTATCTCTGCGACCCCATTTGGTATTATGGAGCTTTTAAAGCGGTACAAAGTTGATACTCAGGGCAAGCATGCAGTAGTTATAGGGCGTAGCCATATTGTAGGTAGGCCAATTAGTATTTTAATGAGTCAAAAAGGCGAGGCAGCAAACTGTACGGTAACTCTTGCTCATAGTAGAACAAAGAATATTCAAGAACTTACTTTGCAGGCAGATATAATTGTATCCGCATTAGGCGTGCCTCATTTTTTGAAAGCAGAAATGGTTAAAGAGGGAGCTGTTATTATTGATGTAGGTATTACCAGAGTTACTGATGAAACTAAAGAAAAAGGATATTACATTACGGGAGATGTTGATTTTGAACCAGTAAGTAAAAAAGCTTCGTTTATTACTCCTGTTCCTGGTGGTGTTGGTCCAATGACCATTGCTATGTTGTTAAAAAATACTCTTTTGGCAAGGGAGCGGCATAGAAATACTAACTAA